The Aggregatilinea lenta genome includes a region encoding these proteins:
- a CDS encoding dynamin family protein has protein sequence MANIVLEGPIASVREREVRLLSDLAGTVSEISGSEAEDKKRLQQNAIDLQDMFFLVVVVGEFNAGKSTFVNALLGDELLPMGITPTTDAIELVRWSSKPGKEPQWREPGIVREWSHPNTGGPGVVIVDTPGTGSVFRKHETIAKNFLSRSDLVIFLISAKRALAETERLYLELARDYGKKIVVIINQADLLEKREQKEVQAFVQQQLRELLDLRPDIFMISAKQALRGRTGGGLFSSAANNPGDMNEVRDYLRSTFQRVPPAKQKLLAQLDFADSMIRKYLDHLDQHLSLVTSDTALAQALRQELEQQAGTLNDQLNTSQRELDKVFLELKARGRAFIRENLTIQNATQSLDRDEMRDKFEKQVVGNAMDQITRISEDYVNAVVDNSRRYWRSILDRLTQLESMMDQDVSAVDATGYAEQRAALQEAIAIADAELKSYTNDSLAENLRNTFRTNLVGFSAGFTFALGGIISVVLGLAAPGAVTAATGAIVATFVVGPVLLVGGGAAAMLYWRKIKRDAIAELERRLDTLQDSYHQAMLDLTNRERNRMLQYGQQILSPVFSQLTVLSDRFQAQKTALQTYGEQSKDLRKEIGAIQIVTES, from the coding sequence ATGGCTAACATCGTCTTAGAAGGCCCGATTGCCAGCGTCCGCGAGCGGGAAGTCCGGCTGTTAAGCGATCTGGCGGGCACGGTCTCCGAAATCAGCGGCTCGGAAGCCGAGGACAAAAAACGGCTCCAACAGAACGCCATCGACTTGCAGGACATGTTCTTCCTGGTGGTCGTCGTGGGTGAGTTCAACGCGGGCAAATCCACCTTCGTCAACGCGCTGTTGGGCGATGAGCTGCTGCCAATGGGCATCACGCCCACTACCGACGCGATCGAGTTGGTGCGGTGGTCGAGCAAACCGGGCAAGGAGCCGCAGTGGCGCGAGCCGGGCATCGTGCGCGAGTGGTCGCACCCTAACACGGGCGGCCCCGGCGTGGTGATCGTCGACACACCCGGCACAGGGTCGGTGTTCCGCAAGCACGAAACCATCGCCAAGAACTTCCTCAGCCGCAGCGATTTGGTGATCTTCCTAATCTCCGCCAAGCGCGCCCTGGCCGAAACGGAACGGCTTTACCTGGAACTTGCACGTGACTACGGCAAGAAAATCGTGGTCATCATCAACCAGGCGGACCTGCTGGAAAAACGCGAGCAGAAAGAGGTTCAGGCATTCGTGCAGCAGCAGCTACGCGAGCTGCTGGACCTGCGCCCGGACATCTTCATGATCTCGGCCAAGCAGGCGCTGCGAGGCCGGACCGGCGGCGGGCTGTTCAGCAGCGCGGCCAACAATCCCGGCGACATGAACGAGGTGCGCGACTACCTGCGTAGCACGTTCCAGCGCGTGCCGCCCGCCAAGCAGAAGCTACTCGCGCAGTTGGACTTCGCCGACAGCATGATCCGCAAGTACCTCGACCATCTGGATCAGCATCTCAGCCTCGTAACCAGCGACACGGCGCTCGCCCAGGCGCTGCGCCAGGAGCTTGAGCAGCAGGCCGGGACGCTCAACGACCAGCTCAACACGTCGCAGCGCGAGCTAGACAAGGTTTTCCTGGAACTCAAGGCGCGCGGGCGGGCATTCATCCGCGAAAACCTGACGATCCAGAATGCCACGCAGTCGCTGGACCGCGACGAAATGCGCGACAAGTTCGAGAAGCAGGTCGTCGGCAACGCGATGGATCAGATCACGCGCATCTCCGAGGACTACGTGAACGCCGTGGTCGATAACAGCCGCCGCTACTGGCGCAGCATTCTCGACCGCCTGACCCAGCTCGAATCGATGATGGACCAGGACGTGAGTGCGGTGGACGCCACCGGCTACGCCGAGCAGCGCGCCGCCCTGCAAGAGGCGATCGCCATTGCAGACGCCGAACTTAAGTCGTACACCAACGACAGTCTTGCGGAGAACCTGCGCAACACGTTCCGCACCAATCTCGTTGGCTTCTCGGCAGGCTTCACCTTCGCACTGGGCGGGATCATCTCGGTGGTGCTGGGGCTGGCCGCGCCGGGCGCAGTGACCGCCGCGACGGGCGCGATCGTCGCGACGTTTGTCGTCGGGCCGGTGCTATTGGTCGGTGGCGGTGCAGCGGCGATGCTCTACTGGCGCAAGATCAAGCGCGACGCCATCGCGGAACTGGAACGGCGACTCGACACCCTGCAAGACAGTTACCATCAGGCGATGCTCGACTTGACCAACCGCGAGCGCAACCGCATGTTGCAGTACGGTCAGCAGATCCTTTCGCCCGTGTTCAGTCAGCTCACCGTGCTCAGCGACCGCTTCCAGGCGCAAAAAACCGCCCTGCAAACGTACGGCGAGCAGTCGAAGGACCTGCGCAAGGAGATCGGTGCGATCCAGATCGTTACCGAAAGCTAG
- a CDS encoding dynamin family protein has product MESEQLAGKLLSRYDAIRRQELDEITGLLDTLGRVENLPDAQMEQVRDALFHTNHPFLMVMVGPFSSGKSSIINALLGEQVMDVGPVPTTDHIAILRHGPDVQRSRSGDVETVFHPNPLLENLSLVDTPGLESIFRSHEEITRRFLHRADVVLLVMPATQVLSASNLEHFQQLKAYGKRVVIVVNQVDVLDGGEREQVRDFVLEQSRLHLGVEPKIWLVSAKQALAAQQETPRDEILWDQSGFADIEEYIKETLVDVERFRQKLETPLQICQNVTRDALASVNEQQAVIDAHRKTTENIEAQIEQARREQQHTVNESLKSIEGHWNDAIARGDEAIADLFHFSRGLSLFFSGLGELLGISRLLRRFRGQTRAENAFEEHKVDEALQQIPKEVDKLGPRLEGRDLQDIDDLVTYTRDAVKALPPTLSDKVIGRIQTPLHYERGFLRDVSGQLDDLIQDAGRFETKRLDRTLRNWLIVLALWEVLTIALVLVVAVSVFSNATPEVATILLVFGVGILFVVLGMALVPLRGWFLRRAYQSHLREDRDQYLDILRRASGELIAHGVQLRHDATAPFTRLIDSQAELVEDLRTDLEAHQQTLMRIQRDLAGLAESKQPA; this is encoded by the coding sequence GTGGAGTCTGAACAGCTTGCAGGCAAGTTACTGAGCCGGTATGACGCCATCCGGCGGCAGGAGCTGGACGAGATTACCGGGCTGCTGGATACGCTGGGCCGGGTCGAGAATTTGCCGGATGCGCAGATGGAACAGGTGCGCGACGCGCTGTTTCACACCAACCACCCGTTCCTGATGGTGATGGTCGGGCCGTTCAGTTCCGGCAAGTCCAGCATCATCAACGCACTGCTGGGCGAGCAGGTCATGGATGTCGGCCCCGTGCCCACCACCGACCACATTGCGATCCTGCGCCACGGCCCGGACGTGCAGCGTTCCCGTTCTGGCGATGTCGAGACGGTCTTCCACCCGAACCCATTGCTCGAAAACCTGAGCCTGGTGGACACGCCCGGCCTGGAATCGATCTTCCGCAGCCACGAAGAGATCACGCGGCGCTTTTTGCACCGCGCGGACGTGGTGCTGCTGGTTATGCCCGCCACGCAGGTGCTGTCCGCGAGCAATCTGGAACACTTCCAGCAGCTCAAAGCCTACGGCAAGCGCGTGGTGATCGTCGTCAATCAGGTGGACGTGCTGGACGGGGGCGAGCGCGAGCAGGTACGCGACTTCGTGCTGGAACAGAGCCGCCTGCACCTGGGCGTAGAACCGAAAATATGGCTGGTGTCGGCCAAACAGGCGCTCGCGGCCCAGCAGGAAACGCCCCGCGACGAGATCCTGTGGGATCAGAGCGGCTTCGCGGATATCGAAGAATATATCAAGGAAACGCTGGTGGACGTCGAGCGCTTCCGTCAAAAGCTCGAAACGCCGCTGCAAATCTGCCAGAACGTGACGCGCGACGCACTGGCCAGCGTCAACGAGCAGCAGGCCGTGATCGACGCGCACCGCAAGACAACCGAGAATATCGAGGCGCAGATCGAGCAGGCACGGCGTGAGCAGCAGCACACGGTGAACGAGTCGCTGAAGTCCATTGAAGGCCACTGGAACGACGCCATCGCGCGCGGCGACGAGGCCATCGCGGACCTGTTCCACTTTTCGCGCGGGCTGTCGCTGTTCTTCAGCGGACTGGGCGAGCTGCTTGGCATCAGCCGCCTGCTGCGCCGCTTCCGGGGTCAGACGCGCGCCGAAAACGCCTTCGAGGAACACAAGGTGGACGAGGCGTTACAGCAAATCCCGAAGGAAGTGGACAAACTCGGCCCTCGGCTGGAAGGCCGCGACTTGCAGGACATCGACGATCTGGTGACCTACACGCGCGATGCGGTCAAGGCCCTGCCACCCACTCTGAGCGACAAGGTGATCGGGCGCATCCAGACACCCCTGCACTACGAGCGCGGCTTTTTGCGCGACGTAAGCGGCCAGCTTGACGACCTGATCCAGGACGCGGGACGCTTTGAAACCAAGCGGCTCGACCGCACGCTGCGCAACTGGCTGATCGTGTTGGCGCTGTGGGAAGTGCTGACCATCGCCTTGGTGCTGGTCGTCGCCGTCAGCGTCTTTTCCAACGCCACGCCGGAAGTCGCCACGATTCTGCTGGTGTTCGGCGTGGGCATCCTGTTCGTGGTGCTCGGCATGGCGCTCGTGCCGCTGCGCGGATGGTTCCTGCGGCGTGCGTACCAGTCGCATCTGCGCGAGGACCGTGACCAGTACCTGGACATCCTGCGCCGCGCCAGCGGAGAACTGATCGCGCATGGCGTCCAGCTCCGGCACGACGCCACTGCCCCATTCACGCGCCTGATCGACTCGCAGGCGGAGCTAGTCGAGGACCTGCGCACCGATCTCGAAGCACACCAGCAGACTCTCATGCGCATCCAGCGGGACTTGGCCGGGCTGGCAGAGTCGAAGCAGCCCGCATAA
- a CDS encoding nucleoside kinase — protein MEAQQTVIRQVEPRTSVQVTFPDGITLEGPVSTSLETFIRTYEENQPAERPPTVAAIVDGALRELTMSVKRDVTVQLLSTASSDGSRIYRRSLAFLLTVAVGELFPDTQVLIDYAVPSGAFFCKVRGRAPLTPEELEQVEAHMCAIADADEPITRDLIDLNKAIEMFRERGDDDKVRLLEFRNKNYLTIYELRGQIDYFYGYMVPRTSYLRLFDILPEEDGFLLQYPRRESPTIIRPPTRSPQLAAVFKRTEEWLSLLGVEDIGHLNRAIQSGRIRELVLVNEALHEQHIAQIARQIAERHKAGLRLVLIAGPSSSGKTTFSKRLAVQIMAHGLKPYTLEMDRYFVDRLKTPRDENGEFDFEALDAVDLPLFNEQLVQLIAGQSVKMPHFDFISGLRNFGEELQLSTEHAIIVEGIHGMNPNLVPAIPPAQTFRIYVSALTQLNIDRHNRVPTTDVRMIRRLVRDATYRGYSALDTLTRWESVRRGEKRNIYPYQENADVMFNSALLYELAVLRPLAEPLLLQVEPSQPYYIEARRLLSILNWLKPMDADLVPDNSLLREFIGGSIFRDYMPGMALEL, from the coding sequence ATGGAAGCCCAACAGACCGTAATCCGTCAGGTTGAGCCGCGTACTTCGGTTCAGGTGACGTTCCCCGATGGCATCACGCTGGAAGGCCCGGTCAGCACGTCGCTGGAAACGTTTATCCGAACGTATGAGGAAAACCAGCCCGCCGAGCGTCCGCCGACGGTAGCCGCCATCGTGGATGGCGCCCTACGCGAGCTGACCATGTCCGTCAAGCGCGATGTCACCGTACAATTGCTCAGCACGGCGTCCAGCGACGGCAGCCGCATTTACCGGCGCTCGCTGGCGTTCTTGCTCACCGTCGCGGTCGGGGAGCTGTTCCCCGACACGCAGGTGCTCATCGACTATGCCGTGCCGAGCGGCGCGTTTTTCTGCAAGGTGCGCGGGCGCGCCCCGCTGACCCCGGAGGAACTTGAACAGGTCGAAGCGCACATGTGCGCGATCGCGGACGCCGACGAGCCGATCACGCGCGATCTGATCGACCTGAACAAGGCGATCGAGATGTTCCGCGAGCGCGGCGACGACGACAAAGTGCGCTTGTTGGAGTTCCGCAACAAGAACTACCTGACCATCTACGAGCTGCGCGGCCAGATCGACTACTTCTACGGCTACATGGTCCCGCGCACGAGCTACTTGCGGCTGTTCGACATCCTGCCGGAGGAAGACGGCTTCTTGCTGCAATATCCCCGGCGCGAAAGCCCGACCATCATCCGCCCGCCGACACGCTCGCCGCAGTTGGCTGCCGTCTTCAAGCGCACCGAGGAATGGCTGAGCCTGCTCGGTGTGGAGGATATCGGTCACCTGAACCGCGCGATTCAGAGCGGGCGCATCCGCGAACTGGTGCTGGTCAACGAAGCGCTGCACGAACAGCACATCGCGCAGATCGCGCGCCAAATCGCCGAGCGGCACAAGGCAGGACTACGGCTGGTACTCATCGCCGGACCGTCGTCATCGGGCAAGACGACCTTCTCCAAGCGGCTCGCCGTACAGATCATGGCGCATGGCCTGAAGCCGTATACGCTGGAAATGGACCGCTACTTCGTAGACCGGTTGAAGACGCCGCGAGACGAAAACGGCGAGTTCGACTTCGAGGCGCTGGATGCGGTCGATCTGCCGCTGTTCAACGAGCAGTTGGTGCAGTTGATCGCGGGCCAGAGCGTGAAGATGCCGCACTTCGACTTCATCAGCGGGCTGCGCAATTTCGGCGAGGAACTACAGCTCTCCACTGAGCACGCGATCATCGTCGAGGGCATTCACGGCATGAACCCGAATCTGGTTCCGGCCATCCCGCCCGCACAGACGTTCCGTATCTACGTCTCGGCGCTGACGCAACTCAACATCGACCGGCACAACCGCGTGCCGACGACCGACGTGCGCATGATCCGCCGCCTGGTGCGTGACGCCACCTACCGGGGCTATTCCGCGCTCGATACGCTGACGCGCTGGGAAAGCGTGCGCCGGGGCGAAAAGCGCAACATCTACCCGTACCAGGAAAACGCTGACGTCATGTTCAACTCGGCACTGCTGTACGAGCTGGCCGTGCTGCGTCCGCTGGCCGAGCCGCTGTTACTTCAGGTGGAGCCGAGCCAGCCGTACTACATCGAGGCCCGGCGGCTGCTGTCGATCCTGAACTGGCTGAAGCCGATGGACGCGGACCTCGTACCCGACAACTCGCTGCTGCGCGAATTTATCGGCGGCTCGATCTTTCGCGATTACATGCCCGGCATGGCGCTTGAGTTATAA
- a CDS encoding glycoside hydrolase family 13 protein, producing the protein MEQPVITPEWTKDAIFYQIFPDRFAKSDRVIKPNNLEPWDTPPTPRGFKGGDLIGVQEHLDYLEDLGVNAIYFTPVFQSASNHRYHTFDYYQVDPLLGGNEALHSLLDAAHARDMRVVLDGVFNHASRGFFQFNHILECGDKSPYVDWFHTKDFPLNAYELDQEPNYRAWAGLHALPKFNTGNPQVRDFILDVAVYWANFGIDGWRLDVPTEIDDDTFWQEFRRRVKAANPEAYIVGEIWHEAKRWLAGDQFDAIMNYVMTRPAIAFFGARSIAPLWHGGNYPPLQPIDAAGFAEAIEASLSLYDWEVTQVQLNLLSSHDTPRFLTMVENDADALKLAMLFQMTMPGAPTVYYGDEIGLTGGYDPGMRGTFPWDRRDLWDMDLLGFVRDTIRVRKGSVALRRGTYRTVLAEGERYAFERVYGSERVLVAFNVAQSHASMDLPLVEGGSPRLVFGSVEEIARHDDTLSLKLPPRTGVVIALDADA; encoded by the coding sequence GTGGAACAGCCTGTTATCACCCCGGAATGGACTAAAGACGCCATTTTCTACCAGATTTTCCCGGACCGCTTTGCCAAAAGCGACCGTGTGATAAAACCGAATAACCTGGAGCCGTGGGATACGCCCCCCACCCCGCGCGGATTCAAAGGTGGCGATCTCATCGGCGTGCAGGAACATCTCGACTACCTGGAAGACCTGGGCGTCAACGCGATTTACTTCACGCCGGTCTTCCAGTCGGCGTCGAACCACCGCTACCACACGTTCGACTACTATCAGGTAGATCCGCTGCTGGGCGGTAACGAAGCGCTGCACAGCCTGCTGGACGCGGCCCACGCCCGTGATATGCGCGTCGTGCTTGACGGCGTGTTTAACCACGCCAGCCGGGGCTTTTTCCAGTTCAATCACATTCTGGAATGCGGCGACAAATCGCCATACGTCGACTGGTTCCACACTAAAGATTTTCCGCTCAACGCCTACGAGCTGGACCAGGAACCGAATTATCGCGCGTGGGCGGGGCTGCACGCGCTGCCCAAGTTCAACACCGGCAACCCGCAGGTGCGCGACTTCATTCTGGACGTGGCGGTCTATTGGGCAAACTTCGGCATCGACGGCTGGCGGCTGGACGTGCCGACTGAGATCGACGACGACACGTTCTGGCAGGAGTTCCGCCGCCGGGTCAAGGCCGCCAATCCCGAAGCGTACATCGTCGGGGAGATCTGGCACGAGGCCAAGCGCTGGCTCGCCGGCGACCAGTTCGATGCGATCATGAACTATGTGATGACGCGCCCCGCCATTGCGTTCTTCGGCGCGCGCAGCATCGCGCCGCTGTGGCACGGCGGCAATTACCCGCCGCTCCAGCCTATCGACGCCGCTGGGTTTGCCGAGGCAATCGAAGCATCGCTGTCGTTGTATGATTGGGAGGTCACGCAGGTGCAGCTCAATTTGTTGAGCAGCCACGACACGCCGCGCTTCCTGACGATGGTCGAGAATGACGCCGACGCGCTCAAACTGGCGATGCTGTTCCAGATGACCATGCCCGGCGCACCGACCGTGTACTACGGCGACGAAATCGGGCTGACCGGCGGCTACGACCCTGGCATGCGCGGCACGTTCCCCTGGGACCGGCGCGACTTGTGGGATATGGATCTGCTCGGCTTCGTACGCGATACGATCCGCGTACGTAAGGGCAGCGTCGCGCTGCGGCGTGGCACCTATCGCACCGTGCTGGCCGAGGGCGAACGCTACGCCTTCGAGCGCGTCTACGGCAGTGAGCGCGTGCTGGTGGCGTTCAATGTGGCGCAGAGCCATGCGTCGATGGATCTGCCGCTGGTCGAAGGCGGCAGCCCGCGTCTGGTTTTTGGCAGCGTCGAAGAAATCGCCCGGCACGATGACACGCTCTCGCTGAAGCTGCCGCCGCGCACGGGCGTGGTGATCGCCCTCGACGCGGACGCCTAA
- a CDS encoding SH3 domain-containing protein, with protein MKHIHRITWIALALLVALALLFARDLGHTILAQSNATSTPNVNWVDTRSGINVRSGPGYSYNIIGVMPLGTWIQPISRSKDGQWILIAYQSGQGWIQRDGVFWRLNTASLPILDGTDFTPIPPEALSSGAGGPTYTPNANWVSVGLDRAYVRSGPGQGWLPVGQALTGETVEPVARDESGEWILIYYDEGYGWISRQLVLWVTNVESLPVYDDSNLTPAFTAAPTIALVTNTPTTGPTVTEPPTQPPTELASPTIIVPATSTTVRPDTTTPLPAITNTTVPTDTSVPPTTPPTEPPTQIPPTNTSVPPTVAPTSTPAPTRTSIPATPVPTEPPTQISPTSTPRPATNTSVPASSTPRPANTAVPSTSTPRPANTAAPPTQAPATQAQATATSVLAPLLPPLGD; from the coding sequence ATGAAACACATTCACCGCATCACCTGGATCGCTCTGGCTCTGCTGGTTGCGTTGGCTTTGCTGTTTGCCCGCGATTTGGGTCATACAATTCTCGCGCAGAGCAATGCCACCTCGACGCCCAACGTCAACTGGGTCGATACCCGATCCGGAATCAACGTCCGCAGTGGCCCCGGCTATTCGTATAACATCATCGGCGTAATGCCCCTCGGCACCTGGATTCAGCCCATCTCCCGCAGCAAAGACGGACAGTGGATTCTCATCGCGTACCAGTCCGGCCAGGGCTGGATTCAGCGCGACGGCGTGTTCTGGCGCCTGAATACGGCGTCCCTGCCGATTCTTGACGGGACCGACTTCACGCCGATCCCGCCCGAAGCGCTGTCTTCCGGCGCAGGCGGCCCCACCTACACACCAAACGCAAACTGGGTCAGTGTCGGCCTCGACCGCGCCTACGTGCGCTCTGGTCCGGGCCAGGGCTGGCTGCCGGTCGGTCAGGCGCTCACCGGGGAAACCGTTGAGCCGGTCGCGCGCGACGAATCCGGCGAGTGGATTTTGATCTATTACGACGAAGGCTATGGTTGGATCAGCCGCCAGCTCGTGCTGTGGGTCACCAACGTCGAGTCGCTGCCAGTCTATGACGACAGCAATCTGACGCCTGCCTTCACCGCCGCGCCGACCATCGCGTTGGTCACCAACACGCCAACCACCGGCCCGACCGTCACCGAGCCGCCGACGCAGCCACCCACGGAACTGGCTTCGCCGACGATCATCGTGCCAGCCACATCTACGACAGTGCGGCCTGATACGACAACGCCACTGCCCGCGATCACCAACACGACGGTCCCGACCGACACGTCCGTGCCGCCGACGACCCCGCCGACCGAGCCGCCGACGCAGATCCCGCCGACTAACACTTCGGTCCCGCCGACCGTCGCACCGACCTCAACGCCAGCGCCGACGCGGACGAGCATCCCGGCCACACCGGTCCCGACCGAGCCGCCGACACAGATCTCGCCCACGTCTACGCCGCGTCCGGCAACCAACACGTCCGTCCCGGCATCGTCCACGCCGCGTCCGGCCAATACCGCCGTCCCGTCGACGTCTACGCCGCGTCCGGCCAATACCGCCGCCCCGCCGACACAGGCACCGGCGACTCAGGCCCAGGCGACCGCGACGTCGGTGCTTGCACCGCTGCTCCCGCCGCTCGGCGACTAA
- a CDS encoding c-type cytochrome translates to MSKRMWVVTLIIAALAVTLAACSGGDLAEDLTPIPTLPPGQTPTLVAALPGAATEEAADNGGDEQQVSGTEEAGTEGTAEASAGGTAEAGDAGAGEGDATVGEEIFSASCSGCHGEADGAGPARAGMGERAATRVEGMSAAEYLHQSIVDPSAHVVEGFSDIMPKDYAEQFSDDEINGLVAYLLTQ, encoded by the coding sequence GTGTCCAAACGAATGTGGGTAGTGACCCTGATCATCGCAGCACTGGCGGTAACTCTCGCGGCGTGCAGTGGTGGCGACCTCGCGGAGGATCTGACGCCCATCCCGACGCTGCCTCCGGGGCAGACGCCGACACTGGTCGCGGCCCTGCCCGGCGCAGCGACGGAAGAGGCCGCCGATAATGGCGGCGACGAGCAGCAAGTGTCCGGCACCGAGGAAGCCGGGACCGAAGGCACGGCGGAGGCAAGTGCAGGTGGCACCGCCGAGGCCGGTGACGCGGGCGCAGGGGAAGGCGATGCGACAGTGGGCGAAGAGATCTTCTCCGCCAGCTGCTCCGGTTGCCACGGCGAAGCGGATGGGGCTGGTCCGGCACGTGCCGGTATGGGCGAGCGTGCAGCGACCCGCGTCGAGGGTATGTCCGCTGCCGAATACCTCCACCAGTCGATCGTCGATCCGAGCGCGCACGTGGTCGAAGGCTTCTCCGACATCATGCCCAAGGATTACGCCGAACAGTTCAGCGATGACGAGATCAACGGCCTGGTCGCCTACCTGCTCACCCAGTAG
- a CDS encoding quinol:electron acceptor oxidoreductase subunit ActD, with the protein MADTLLLGLFDDVEPASNAIHDLRELGVPENRITVMSNVPYTPKMLGLTPPRQWFLPFIVIGALGGASIAFFITYITPRLYKIYVGGQPLTPFPPSAIMYFEFTALGIMVMAFLSFMLQNRFPVLRKQIYDERITEGYIGVQTQVGDLLLDAAVNVYEANHARILNRESAKAYRSPGMTHLVFWGAVGVLALGALLTPLLLTYRIVKLPWVNGMDKSPAVGYQEGPRRELPADSVPIDGPVLIAGQPASQPVEASEESIARGQMLFDINCAMCHGTDAGGDGPFKKYLPEIPSLTSDRVQSTPDNEIFLVITLGRNRMPAIGENLTPGETWDVVNYVHSLQATSE; encoded by the coding sequence ATGGCCGACACTTTATTGCTCGGTTTGTTCGACGACGTGGAGCCTGCGTCCAACGCAATCCACGATCTGCGCGAACTCGGCGTGCCGGAGAACCGCATCACGGTCATGTCCAACGTGCCGTACACGCCCAAAATGCTGGGGCTGACCCCGCCCCGGCAGTGGTTCCTGCCGTTTATTGTAATCGGCGCGCTGGGTGGCGCGAGCATCGCATTTTTCATCACCTACATCACGCCGCGCCTGTACAAGATCTACGTCGGTGGGCAGCCGCTGACGCCGTTCCCGCCCTCCGCGATCATGTACTTCGAGTTCACCGCGCTGGGTATCATGGTGATGGCGTTTCTCAGCTTCATGCTGCAAAACCGGTTCCCGGTGCTGCGCAAGCAGATCTACGACGAGCGCATCACCGAGGGCTACATCGGCGTGCAGACGCAGGTAGGCGACTTGCTGCTTGACGCGGCGGTGAACGTCTACGAAGCCAATCACGCTCGCATTCTCAACCGCGAAAGCGCCAAAGCGTATCGCTCGCCCGGCATGACCCACCTCGTCTTCTGGGGCGCGGTCGGCGTGCTGGCGCTGGGCGCGCTGCTGACGCCGCTGCTGCTGACCTACCGGATCGTGAAGCTACCGTGGGTCAATGGCATGGACAAGTCGCCTGCGGTGGGCTACCAGGAAGGCCCGCGCCGCGAGCTGCCTGCCGACTCGGTACCCATCGATGGCCCGGTGCTGATCGCCGGGCAGCCTGCGAGCCAGCCCGTCGAGGCCAGCGAGGAATCGATTGCGCGCGGGCAGATGTTGTTTGACATTAACTGCGCGATGTGCCACGGTACAGACGCCGGTGGCGACGGCCCGTTCAAAAAGTACCTGCCTGAGATCCCGTCGCTTACGTCGGATCGGGTGCAAAGCACGCCCGACAATGAAATCTTCCTGGTAATCACCCTGGGTCGCAACCGCATGCCTGCCATTGGCGAAAACCTGACGCCGGGTGAAACGTGGGATGTTGTGAATTACGTCCACAGCTTGCAGGCGACGAGCGAGTAG